In Hwangdonia lutea, a single window of DNA contains:
- a CDS encoding WbqC family protein — translation MNILIHPTYFPNIAHFVAMVKAKHVVFEMDDNFVKQTYRNRTYIYGANGKLALNIPVIHSQKNRQKYRDVKIFNDENWQSLHWKSLLSAYRTSPFFEYYEDELQPLFQTKATYILDFNMTCFEVICDCLQLELDSSKTETFQKTTEGTTDFRSLVNAKKEQPQTFETYTQVFSNKHGFIPNLSILDLLFNEGPNALNYLESQTLASQ, via the coding sequence ATGAACATTTTAATCCACCCCACATATTTTCCAAATATTGCGCATTTTGTTGCTATGGTAAAAGCAAAACATGTGGTGTTTGAAATGGACGATAATTTTGTAAAACAAACTTACCGAAACCGCACTTATATTTATGGTGCCAACGGAAAATTGGCTTTAAATATTCCCGTGATTCATTCGCAAAAAAACCGTCAGAAATACCGCGATGTCAAAATTTTTAATGATGAAAACTGGCAAAGTCTCCATTGGAAATCCCTACTTTCAGCGTATAGAACCTCACCTTTTTTTGAATATTACGAAGACGAGCTTCAGCCTTTATTCCAAACAAAAGCAACATACATTTTAGATTTTAATATGACTTGTTTTGAGGTAATTTGCGATTGTTTACAATTAGAATTGGATAGCTCGAAAACGGAAACCTTCCAAAAAACGACGGAAGGCACAACCGATTTTAGATCATTGGTAAACGCAAAAAAAGAACAGCCTCAAACTTTTGAAACGTACACGCAGGTATTTAGTAACAAACACGGTTTTATACCCAATTTGAGTATTTTGGATTTGCTGTTTAACGAAGGCCCCAACGCCTTAAATTATTTAGAATCTCAAACTCTAGCTTCACAATAA
- the mutL gene encoding DNA mismatch repair endonuclease MutL translates to MSDIIQLLPDHVANQIAAGEVVQRPASVVKELLENAIDAGATTIKLIIKDAGKTLIQVIDDGKGMSTTDARLSFERHATSKIRTADDLFQLHTKGFRGEALASIAAIAHVELKTKQEQDDVGNTIVIEGSNVVSQEVVVTPKGTSIAVKNLFFNIPARRNFLKSNTVELRHIIDEFHRVALAHPNLSFAMYNNGSETFNLPISNYRQRIVNIFGTKTNEKLVPVDEDTEVLKISGFVGKPEYAKKTRGEQYFFVNDRFIKSAYLNHAIASAFDGLLKNGTHPSYFLNLKVDPQTIDINIHPTKTEIKFDDEHTLYALLRSAVKHSLGQFNIAPVLDFERDSNLDTPYSYNNTQTSTPTIEVDRSFNPFQEEKQRGKQTTAFKPTPNNWDSLYVGLESKGTKTQQDFSEVHFESEESTGSLFSEDKQIDNIQTTYQLHNKYIVSTIKSGMLVIDQHRAHQRILYEDFLKNMTIKEAVSQQLLFPLQLHFSVQDIEIINQLKEDLEHTGFIFSSVNKESVEIIGVPVSVPESEVSIILEQLISDVEHEVPDTHFSATDLLAKSMAKSLAIKTGQSLQKDEQEHLVNRLFACKEPNVSPTNRTTFVTMSVDELDKKFI, encoded by the coding sequence ATGTCAGACATCATTCAGCTTTTACCAGACCATGTTGCTAACCAAATAGCTGCTGGAGAAGTTGTACAACGTCCAGCCTCGGTAGTTAAAGAGCTTTTAGAAAACGCTATCGACGCAGGCGCAACAACCATTAAACTTATTATAAAAGACGCCGGAAAAACCTTAATTCAAGTGATTGATGACGGGAAAGGCATGAGCACAACCGATGCCCGTTTGAGTTTCGAGCGGCATGCCACATCAAAAATAAGGACTGCCGACGATCTATTTCAATTGCACACCAAAGGTTTTCGTGGCGAAGCTTTAGCAAGTATTGCCGCCATTGCCCATGTGGAGCTAAAAACCAAACAAGAGCAAGACGATGTGGGCAACACCATTGTTATTGAAGGGAGTAATGTGGTATCGCAAGAAGTTGTGGTGACACCAAAAGGCACTTCAATTGCCGTAAAAAATCTGTTTTTTAATATTCCGGCACGTCGAAATTTTTTAAAGTCGAATACTGTTGAATTACGCCATATTATTGATGAATTTCACCGTGTGGCCTTGGCACATCCCAACTTAAGTTTTGCCATGTATAATAACGGAAGCGAAACCTTTAACTTGCCTATTAGTAATTACAGACAGCGTATAGTTAATATTTTTGGAACTAAAACCAACGAGAAATTAGTGCCCGTTGATGAAGATACCGAAGTGCTAAAAATCTCAGGTTTCGTTGGTAAACCCGAATACGCTAAAAAAACCAGGGGCGAGCAATACTTTTTTGTAAACGACCGATTTATAAAAAGTGCCTATTTAAACCACGCTATAGCTTCGGCTTTTGATGGTTTGTTGAAAAACGGTACGCATCCCAGTTATTTTTTAAATTTAAAAGTCGATCCACAAACCATCGATATTAATATTCATCCCACAAAAACGGAGATTAAATTTGATGACGAGCACACCCTGTATGCCTTATTGCGGTCGGCCGTAAAACACAGTTTAGGCCAGTTTAATATTGCGCCTGTTTTAGATTTTGAAAGGGATTCAAACCTCGATACGCCGTACAGTTACAATAACACACAAACAAGTACACCGACTATTGAGGTTGACCGAAGTTTTAATCCGTTTCAAGAGGAAAAACAACGAGGTAAACAAACCACGGCGTTTAAACCAACGCCAAATAATTGGGATAGTTTATATGTGGGCTTGGAATCGAAAGGCACAAAAACCCAGCAAGATTTTAGCGAGGTACATTTTGAAAGTGAAGAATCAACCGGGTCTTTGTTCAGTGAAGATAAGCAAATCGATAATATCCAAACCACGTATCAGCTGCATAATAAATACATTGTGAGTACCATTAAATCGGGGATGTTAGTTATCGATCAGCATCGGGCGCATCAACGTATTTTATATGAAGATTTTCTAAAAAACATGACGATTAAAGAAGCCGTAAGCCAGCAATTGTTGTTTCCGCTTCAGCTTCATTTTTCGGTTCAAGACATTGAAATAATAAATCAGTTAAAAGAAGATTTAGAACATACAGGTTTTATCTTTTCCAGCGTTAATAAAGAATCGGTTGAAATTATTGGTGTTCCCGTTAGTGTGCCAGAAAGCGAGGTGTCTATTATTTTAGAGCAGTTGATTAGCGATGTAGAACACGAAGTGCCCGACACCCATTTTAGTGCCACCGATTTATTGGCAAAATCGATGGCCAAAAGTTTGGCTATTAAAACGGGGCAATCATTACAAAAAGACGAACAGGAACATTTGGTAAACCGTTTGTTTGCCTGTAAAGAACCTAATGTGTCGCCCACTAATCGCACCACATTTGTAACCATGAGTGTTGACGAGTTGGATAAAAAATTTATATAG
- the dapB gene encoding 4-hydroxy-tetrahydrodipicolinate reductase yields the protein MNIALLGYGRMGKTIEQIAIKRGHNIVLTVDKDDKDYDITKADVAIDFSIPDVAFHNISNCINNNVPVISGTTGWLNKYNDAVSLCKERDGAFIYASNYSLGVNIFFELNKTLAKMMSNLKQYNVSMEEIHHTQKLDAPSGTAITLAEGVIEKHDGFDNWKLDERGENTIPITAKRIENVPGTHTVNYESEVDSISIEHIAHNRQGFALGAVIAAEWIVGKTGVFTINDVLNIG from the coding sequence ATGAATATAGCTTTACTTGGATATGGAAGAATGGGGAAAACCATAGAGCAAATTGCCATAAAACGCGGACATAATATTGTTTTAACGGTTGATAAAGATGATAAAGATTACGACATTACCAAGGCCGATGTCGCCATAGATTTTAGTATCCCCGATGTGGCTTTCCATAATATTTCCAATTGCATAAACAACAATGTGCCCGTTATTTCTGGTACAACGGGTTGGTTGAATAAATATAACGATGCCGTTAGCTTATGCAAAGAAAGGGATGGCGCGTTTATTTATGCATCAAACTACAGTTTGGGTGTTAATATTTTTTTCGAGTTGAATAAAACACTCGCTAAAATGATGAGCAATTTAAAACAATACAATGTGTCGATGGAAGAAATCCATCATACCCAAAAATTGGATGCTCCTAGCGGAACAGCCATTACTTTAGCTGAAGGTGTTATTGAAAAGCATGATGGATTTGATAACTGGAAACTGGATGAACGAGGTGAAAACACCATTCCCATAACAGCAAAACGTATTGAAAACGTACCGGGCACACACACCGTAAATTATGAAAGTGAAGTCGATAGCATTTCCATAGAACACATAGCGCACAACCGCCAAGGTTTTGCCTTAGGTGCTGTAATTGCTGCGGAATGGATTGTGGGCAAAACCGGGGTTTTCACGATAAACGACGTGTTAAATATTGGTTAA
- a CDS encoding riboflavin synthase subunit beta: MGLLKLRKNKKYNYTPRYYDDKGEGNPYEIKHKFDEFRTTVGSNSGLKTKFNNALEDYKKPDKAANRRILIIAAILVLVFLFIIDFDLSIFFS, from the coding sequence ATGGGACTTTTAAAACTGCGCAAAAACAAAAAATACAACTATACACCACGTTATTATGATGATAAGGGTGAAGGTAACCCGTATGAAATCAAGCATAAATTTGATGAATTTAGAACCACCGTGGGTAGTAATTCCGGGCTTAAAACAAAATTCAATAACGCTTTAGAAGATTATAAAAAACCAGATAAAGCAGCTAATAGACGTATTTTAATAATTGCGGCTATTCTTGTTTTGGTATTTCTTTTTATCATCGATTTCGATTTATCTATTTTCTTTTCTTAA
- a CDS encoding rhomboid family intramembrane serine protease, with translation MMRISDTVKHLLIINVLMFIGTIFIGNGILFYDLFAMHFPTNEAFQPWQIITHMFMHGGADLNNLSVMHILFNMFALWMFGTPVEQVLGSKRFLFIYISAGLGAVALQVGYYYFDYYSALSGIADLNMNSDMIRKIVSIDATEGPYIKGEILSRQMMPILAEYNFNANLITDGAFRSLFDMNVIARNTMVGASGCIMGILAAFGMMNPNAELMLIFLPIPIKAKYFIPGIIILDLISGITGQSFFSPSNTAHFAHVGGALTGFLIMWYWKKTQFNRNRWN, from the coding sequence ATGATGAGAATTTCAGATACCGTTAAGCATTTATTAATCATTAATGTATTAATGTTTATTGGTACCATATTTATTGGAAACGGAATTTTGTTTTACGATTTATTCGCCATGCATTTTCCTACCAACGAAGCCTTTCAACCGTGGCAAATCATAACCCACATGTTTATGCATGGAGGCGCCGACTTAAACAATTTAAGTGTGATGCATATTTTGTTTAATATGTTCGCATTGTGGATGTTTGGTACGCCGGTTGAGCAAGTATTGGGAAGCAAGAGATTTTTGTTTATTTATATTTCTGCAGGATTGGGTGCTGTTGCCTTGCAAGTAGGCTATTATTATTTCGATTATTATTCTGCGCTAAGCGGTATTGCAGACTTAAATATGAATAGTGACATGATTCGCAAAATTGTTTCCATCGATGCCACTGAAGGACCATATATAAAAGGTGAAATATTAAGCAGGCAAATGATGCCGATTTTAGCTGAATATAACTTTAATGCAAACTTAATTACCGATGGCGCTTTCAGGTCCTTGTTCGATATGAATGTTATTGCCAGAAACACTATGGTAGGTGCTTCTGGTTGTATCATGGGTATTCTTGCCGCCTTTGGCATGATGAATCCCAATGCAGAACTTATGCTTATCTTTTTGCCTATTCCAATTAAAGCGAAATATTTTATCCCAGGAATTATTATTTTAGATTTAATTTCGGGCATTACCGGACAATCGTTTTTTAGCCCAAGTAATACCGCACATTTCGCCCACGTTGGTGGCGCTTTAACAGGCTTTTTAATTATGTGGTATTGGAAAAAAACACAGTTTAACAGAAACCGTTGGAATTAA
- a CDS encoding DUF6122 family protein, whose product MLQTFAHYGSHFLIPLFVALIFYKAQWKYAFLVMIAGMLIDLDHLLATPIFDPNRCGIGFHPLHSYFAILFYLFLLIPKKSRLVALGLVIHIFSDVVDCSFM is encoded by the coding sequence ATGTTACAAACCTTTGCGCATTACGGCAGTCATTTTTTAATACCACTTTTTGTAGCTTTAATATTTTATAAAGCCCAATGGAAATATGCGTTTTTAGTTATGATTGCAGGTATGCTTATAGATCTGGATCATTTACTGGCAACCCCTATTTTCGACCCAAATCGATGCGGTATTGGTTTTCATCCGCTGCACTCCTATTTTGCGATTTTGTTTTATCTATTTCTTTTAATTCCTAAAAAATCCAGATTGGTGGCTTTAGGGTTGGTTATTCATATTTTTTCCGATGTGGTGGATTGTAGTTTTATGTAA
- the lepB gene encoding signal peptidase I translates to MTLSQWFIFILIIQVIHGLGTWKLYIKAGRQAWEAFVPVYNGVILMKIINRPWWWVILLFLPIVNLIMLMVVWVETARSFGKNTYLDTFLAIVTLGFYNFYLNYIADVAYVKDRSLQPKSGSGEWTSSILFAIVAATIVHTYFIQPFTIPSSSLEKSLLVGDFLFVSKFHYGARVPMTTVAAPMVHDTIPILNKKSYLFDDDKENPSWINKLQLPYMRLPGFETIDRNEIVVFNQPADTLRDMNDFTPDRNYYKPIDKKTNLVKRCVGVAGDSLEIRNGYVYINGKKNELPDRAHLQFSYYVQPKTNQFNPIYVKERYDITDQFGIVNQQNTYLFPAISDEALAKFKNHPNVSSITPIKAEKGKRDPNVFPHDPNYNWNIDFFGPLYIPEAGKTIDINLEVLPLYKRVITEYEGNTLQVKGNQILINGKVADTYTFKQNYYWMMGDNRHNSIDARRWGFVPFDHVLGKPVFIWMSWDGLKNPRWERFFTTVHGTGKATSYFIPFLVLLFGYIGFNKWRKRKKANS, encoded by the coding sequence ATGACGCTTTCACAATGGTTTATATTCATTTTAATTATTCAAGTCATTCATGGTTTAGGCACGTGGAAACTATACATTAAAGCCGGTAGACAAGCCTGGGAAGCTTTTGTTCCGGTGTACAATGGTGTTATTTTAATGAAAATAATTAACCGTCCGTGGTGGTGGGTTATTTTATTATTCTTACCCATTGTAAATCTTATTATGCTCATGGTGGTTTGGGTAGAAACGGCAAGAAGCTTTGGCAAAAACACTTACCTCGACACCTTTTTAGCCATTGTAACCCTTGGCTTTTACAACTTTTATTTAAACTATATAGCCGATGTCGCGTATGTAAAAGACCGTAGCTTGCAGCCCAAATCTGGCTCTGGCGAATGGACCAGCTCCATTTTATTTGCTATTGTTGCGGCAACCATTGTACACACGTATTTTATTCAACCGTTTACCATTCCGTCGTCATCTTTAGAAAAATCCTTGTTAGTGGGCGACTTCCTCTTTGTTAGCAAATTTCATTACGGTGCCAGAGTGCCCATGACAACCGTTGCAGCTCCTATGGTTCATGATACCATTCCTATTTTAAACAAAAAATCTTATTTATTTGATGATGACAAAGAAAACCCTTCATGGATAAACAAATTGCAGTTGCCCTATATGCGTTTGCCTGGGTTTGAAACCATCGATAGAAATGAAATTGTAGTCTTCAATCAACCAGCCGATACGCTGAGGGATATGAATGATTTTACCCCAGACAGAAACTATTACAAACCCATCGATAAAAAAACCAATTTGGTAAAGCGCTGCGTTGGGGTTGCTGGCGATTCTTTAGAAATTCGTAATGGTTATGTATATATAAACGGGAAGAAAAATGAATTACCCGATAGGGCACATTTACAATTTAGTTACTATGTACAGCCCAAAACCAATCAGTTCAATCCTATTTATGTTAAAGAACGTTACGATATAACGGATCAATTTGGCATTGTAAACCAGCAAAACACCTATTTATTCCCTGCTATTTCTGATGAGGCTTTGGCTAAATTTAAGAACCACCCAAATGTATCCAGCATAACACCCATTAAAGCAGAAAAAGGAAAAAGAGACCCCAATGTGTTTCCGCACGACCCCAACTACAATTGGAATATCGATTTTTTTGGACCCCTTTATATTCCCGAAGCAGGAAAAACCATTGATATAAACTTAGAAGTTTTACCGCTTTACAAACGGGTAATTACCGAATACGAAGGCAACACTTTACAAGTAAAAGGCAATCAGATTTTAATAAACGGTAAAGTTGCTGATACGTACACTTTTAAGCAAAACTATTATTGGATGATGGGCGACAACCGCCACAACTCCATTGATGCCAGACGTTGGGGCTTTGTGCCATTCGACCATGTTTTGGGCAAGCCCGTATTTATTTGGATGAGTTGGGACGGACTTAAAAACCCGCGTTGGGAACGTTTTTTTACAACCGTTCACGGCACCGGAAAAGCAACTTCATATTTCATTCCGTTTTTAGTGCTACTTTTTGGATATATTGGTTTTAATAAGTGGCGTAAACGCAAGAAAGCAAATAGTTAA
- a CDS encoding DUF5683 domain-containing protein codes for MLNKVLITTLFLLISCFSLLAQNKDDEERPKEIPDEVVVDSIIKIKNPINPLSPAKAAFYSAILPGLGQAYNKKYWKIPIVYAALGTGIYFYTTNNKEYNRYRDAYKSRLAGFTNDEFYLDANGEQLSTPRVTDDGLRRAQKLFRRNKEISLLVTVGLYALNIIDANVDAHLLQYNVDENLSLAPHYKINEMDATGNLGLTLNFKF; via the coding sequence GTGCTAAATAAAGTTCTAATAACAACCCTATTTTTACTTATAAGTTGCTTTTCATTATTAGCTCAAAATAAAGATGACGAGGAAAGACCTAAGGAAATCCCTGATGAAGTTGTAGTAGATTCAATTATAAAAATTAAAAACCCCATCAACCCTTTATCGCCCGCAAAGGCAGCGTTTTATTCAGCAATTTTACCGGGTTTGGGGCAAGCTTATAACAAAAAATACTGGAAAATTCCTATAGTTTATGCGGCTTTAGGAACTGGTATCTATTTTTATACCACCAATAACAAAGAATACAATCGTTACCGCGATGCTTATAAAAGCAGATTAGCAGGTTTTACAAATGATGAGTTTTATTTGGATGCCAATGGCGAACAATTATCAACGCCAAGAGTTACCGATGATGGCTTGCGGCGTGCCCAAAAACTGTTTAGGCGTAATAAAGAAATTTCGCTTTTAGTAACGGTTGGTTTGTACGCTTTAAATATTATTGATGCCAATGTTGATGCGCATTTACTGCAATACAATGTGGATGAAAATCTATCATTGGCCCCGCATTATAAAATAAACGAAATGGATGCCACGGGCAATCTCGGGTTAACCTTAAATTTTAAATTTTAG
- a CDS encoding endonuclease/exonuclease/phosphatase family protein: MKKLSFINKIIYFINAVFAILLLLSYLLPFASPKTFSILSVLSLGVAFLILCNTLFFLYWLIRLKKQFILSFVVLLMGYLFFGSLYKFSSSKQIESQHNFKVMNYNVRLFNLYKWIPEDSIETKMVDFIKTESPEILSIQEYHPHKNIDLSFFKYKFEKLSGNKAKYGQAIFSQYPIVNSGSIEFPNTGNNAIFADVVKGADTLRIYNIHLESLRINTKAESLKKENSERLFNRVGNTFKMQQFQSELFLKHKAECPYKMIICGDFNNTAFSYVYRKIKGDLNDAFIESGNGFGRTYDFKFFPIRIDFILTDDAFSVNGFKAYNDRYSDHYPIMTTLSLEE, encoded by the coding sequence ATGAAAAAACTAAGTTTTATAAATAAAATCATTTACTTTATAAATGCGGTTTTTGCTATTTTACTATTGTTGTCTTACCTCTTGCCTTTTGCGTCTCCCAAAACCTTTTCAATATTATCCGTACTTAGTTTGGGCGTTGCCTTTCTTATTTTGTGCAACACCTTATTCTTTTTATACTGGCTCATTCGACTTAAAAAGCAATTTATTCTGTCGTTTGTAGTGCTTTTAATGGGCTATCTGTTTTTCGGTTCGTTGTACAAGTTTTCATCCTCAAAACAAATTGAGAGCCAACATAATTTTAAGGTGATGAATTACAACGTGAGGTTGTTTAATTTGTATAAATGGATTCCTGAGGATAGTATTGAAACTAAAATGGTTGATTTTATTAAAACCGAATCTCCGGAAATTTTAAGTATTCAAGAATACCATCCGCATAAAAACATCGATTTGTCTTTTTTTAAGTATAAGTTTGAAAAGCTTTCGGGGAATAAAGCAAAATACGGACAAGCCATTTTTTCGCAATATCCCATTGTAAATTCGGGCTCTATCGAGTTCCCAAATACGGGAAATAATGCCATTTTCGCTGATGTTGTAAAAGGCGCGGATACATTAAGAATTTATAATATTCACTTAGAATCTTTGCGCATTAACACGAAAGCCGAAAGTCTTAAAAAAGAAAACTCCGAGCGTCTTTTTAATAGGGTTGGTAACACCTTTAAAATGCAACAGTTTCAATCTGAATTGTTTTTAAAGCATAAAGCAGAGTGCCCTTATAAAATGATAATTTGTGGCGATTTTAATAATACGGCATTTTCGTATGTGTACAGAAAAATAAAAGGCGATTTAAACGATGCTTTTATTGAATCTGGAAATGGATTTGGACGGACTTACGATTTTAAGTTTTTCCCCATAAGAATCGATTTTATTTTAACCGACGATGCTTTTTCGGTAAATGGGTTTAAAGCTTATAATGACCGTTACTCCGATCATTACCCAATCATGACCACTTTAAGTTTAGAGGAATAG
- a CDS encoding rhomboid family intramembrane serine protease, whose translation MTSFSQDIKNKLSNLNALDKIIAVNLVVFVIGLIFKNGLTWFELPSDFTDFIVKPWSIITYAFLHGDFFHILFNMLWLYFIGRMFLNLFSTKMALNVYFLGAISGGFLFMLGYTLLPNVFGATSSLVGASAAVRALLIFICAYMPNQEVRFFTFNLKLWYIGAAIVALDMLGLFGLNAGGNLAHLGGALLGYYYAKQLLKGKDIGKGFEKIMDAFVGMFKPSKKSPLKTVHKNKSKVGGYTKGEFNQFNNQKKIDVILDKISKSGYDSLTAEEKEFLFKAGK comes from the coding sequence ATGACATCATTCTCTCAAGACATAAAAAACAAACTATCTAATTTAAATGCATTAGATAAAATTATAGCGGTTAACCTTGTTGTATTTGTTATTGGATTAATTTTTAAAAATGGGTTAACATGGTTTGAATTGCCCAGTGATTTTACCGATTTTATCGTAAAACCGTGGTCTATCATCACTTATGCTTTCTTGCATGGCGACTTTTTTCATATCCTCTTTAACATGCTTTGGCTCTATTTTATTGGGCGTATGTTTTTAAATTTATTCAGTACCAAAATGGCTCTTAATGTTTATTTTCTCGGAGCTATTTCTGGAGGGTTTTTATTTATGCTTGGCTATACTTTACTACCAAATGTTTTTGGTGCCACGTCTAGTTTAGTTGGTGCATCGGCAGCCGTTCGAGCGTTGTTGATATTTATATGTGCCTATATGCCTAACCAAGAAGTGCGCTTTTTCACCTTTAATTTAAAGCTTTGGTATATTGGGGCTGCTATTGTTGCTTTGGATATGTTAGGCTTGTTTGGCCTAAATGCGGGTGGTAATTTAGCACATTTGGGCGGTGCTTTATTGGGCTATTATTACGCCAAACAATTGTTAAAAGGCAAGGATATTGGGAAAGGTTTCGAAAAAATAATGGATGCTTTTGTGGGCATGTTCAAACCTTCAAAAAAATCGCCATTAAAAACGGTTCATAAAAATAAAAGTAAAGTTGGCGGTTATACTAAAGGCGAATTTAATCAGTTTAATAATCAGAAAAAAATTGATGTAATTTTAGACAAAATAAGCAAAAGTGGTTACGATAGTTTAACGGCCGAAGAAAAAGAATTTCTTTTTAAAGCCGGGAAATAG
- a CDS encoding ParA family protein, whose protein sequence is MGKIIAIANQKGGVGKTTTSINLAASLGVLEKKVLLIDADPQANATSGIGIDVETVEIGTYQLLEHSNSAREAIVKTETPNLDIIPAHIDLVAIEIELVDKDAREYMLKNAINKIKNDYDYILIDCAPSLGLLTLNALTAADAVIIPIQCEYFALEGLGKLLNTIKSVQKIHNPELDIEGLLLTMYDSRLRLSNQVVEEVQKHFNNMVFQTIIQRNVRLSEAPSYGESIINYDASSKGATNYLSLAKEIINKNS, encoded by the coding sequence ATGGGTAAAATCATTGCAATTGCTAACCAAAAAGGAGGCGTTGGAAAAACAACAACGTCAATAAATTTAGCGGCTTCTTTAGGCGTTCTGGAAAAAAAAGTTTTACTAATAGATGCTGACCCTCAAGCAAATGCAACTTCTGGAATAGGAATAGACGTGGAAACCGTTGAAATAGGAACCTACCAACTTTTAGAACATTCCAATTCGGCAAGAGAAGCCATAGTAAAAACCGAAACACCGAACTTAGATATAATTCCGGCACACATTGACTTAGTGGCTATTGAAATAGAGCTTGTTGATAAAGATGCTCGGGAATACATGCTTAAAAATGCCATTAACAAAATTAAAAACGATTACGATTATATTTTAATCGATTGTGCACCATCATTGGGTTTGCTAACATTAAATGCCTTAACGGCTGCTGATGCTGTAATTATCCCGATTCAATGCGAATATTTTGCCTTGGAAGGCTTAGGCAAACTTTTAAACACCATTAAAAGCGTACAAAAAATACACAACCCCGAGTTGGATATTGAAGGCTTATTGTTAACCATGTACGATTCGCGTTTGCGCTTATCGAATCAAGTGGTAGAGGAAGTACAAAAACACTTTAACAATATGGTGTTTCAAACCATAATTCAGCGTAATGTGCGTTTAAGTGAAGCACCGAGTTATGGCGAAAGTATAATTAACTACGATGCCAGTAGCAAAGGTGCGACCAATTATTTAAGTTTAGCAAAAGAAATTATCAACAAAAACTCCTAA
- a CDS encoding ParB/RepB/Spo0J family partition protein — MAKATKKQALGRGLSALLNDPSNDIQSVQDKNADKVIGNIVELDLDFIEVNPFQPRTNFSEESLRELASSVKELGIIQPITVRKLGLNKYQLVSGERRFRASKLLNLETIPAYVRIANDQESLEMALVENIQRQDLDPIEIALSYQRLIDEINLTQEQMSERVGKKRSTIANYLRLLKLDPIIQTGMRDGFISMGHGRALITIEDQSSQLDIYEKILSDKLSVRETEGLVRNFNTNEDVKTPSKNEADEEVPKFIKKGISAFSEYFGHKIDVKVSKNGKGKITIPFHSEEDFNRIKKLVQGAK, encoded by the coding sequence ATGGCTAAGGCAACTAAAAAACAGGCTTTGGGCAGAGGTTTATCGGCACTTTTAAACGACCCGAGTAACGACATTCAATCTGTTCAAGATAAAAATGCCGATAAAGTTATAGGCAATATTGTTGAGCTGGATTTAGATTTTATTGAAGTCAATCCGTTTCAACCGCGTACCAATTTTAGCGAAGAATCGTTACGAGAATTGGCATCATCGGTTAAAGAGTTAGGCATCATTCAGCCCATAACGGTTCGAAAATTGGGCTTAAACAAATACCAACTGGTTTCCGGTGAGCGTCGTTTTAGAGCGTCTAAATTATTAAATTTAGAAACCATTCCTGCCTACGTTAGAATTGCAAACGACCAAGAATCGTTGGAAATGGCATTGGTTGAAAACATCCAACGCCAAGATTTAGATCCTATTGAAATTGCGCTATCGTACCAACGTTTAATCGACGAAATTAATTTAACCCAAGAACAAATGAGCGAGCGCGTGGGTAAAAAACGCTCCACCATAGCTAACTATTTGCGCTTATTAAAGCTCGACCCCATTATCCAAACTGGTATGCGCGACGGCTTTATTTCAATGGGACACGGGCGTGCTTTAATTACTATTGAAGACCAATCGAGTCAATTGGATATTTACGAAAAAATATTATCGGATAAATTATCGGTTAGGGAAACAGAGGGTTTGGTTCGTAACTTTAATACGAACGAGGATGTAAAAACACCTTCAAAAAACGAAGCTGATGAAGAGGTGCCAAAATTCATAAAAAAAGGCATATCTGCATTTTCAGAATACTTTGGACACAAAATTGACGTTAAAGTCTCTAAAAATGGTAAAGGAAAAATAACCATTCCTTTTCATTCCGAAGAGGATTTTAATCGTATTAAAAAATTGGTTCAAGGTGCTAAATAA